Proteins from one Hydrogenophaga sp. SL48 genomic window:
- a CDS encoding CpaF family protein, protein MNLRDLSHELRSPLRPGEPGRDAAEPGQDQAAFHALRSRVHHQLLGRIDLEVMGTMKPDRLREELGILVEQLLLESGAALNAIERRRMVVEIQDEVMGLGPLEPLLADPTVSDILVNGPFQVFVERRGRLELTGVAFSDADHLMKIIDKIVSRIGRRVDESSPMVDARLQDGSRVNAIIPPLALDGPLLSIRRFAVVPLTMHDLIDKRSITPSVAELLSAMVRAKMNILISGGTGTGKTTLLNVLSASIPHHERIVTIEDAAELQLQQPHVVRLETRPPNIEGKGEVTQRALVRNSLRMRPDRVVLGEVRGAEVLDMLQAMNTGHEGSMATVHANSPRDALTRLENMATYGGAAIPQDAMRQQISSAINAVVQIARLNDGRRKLISLQEITGMEGDVITMQEIYRFTQTGMGPDGTVKGHYRATGVRPKFMDRLKAFGLSVPDATFDPSLIFE, encoded by the coding sequence ATGAACCTTAGAGACCTCTCCCACGAGTTGCGCAGCCCGCTGCGGCCCGGCGAGCCGGGGCGCGATGCCGCAGAGCCTGGCCAGGACCAGGCGGCCTTCCACGCCTTGCGCAGCCGGGTTCACCACCAGCTGCTGGGCCGCATCGACCTGGAGGTGATGGGCACGATGAAGCCCGATCGCCTGCGCGAGGAGCTGGGCATCCTGGTCGAGCAGCTGCTGCTGGAGTCCGGTGCCGCGCTCAACGCGATCGAGCGGCGGCGCATGGTGGTGGAGATCCAGGACGAGGTCATGGGCCTGGGGCCGCTGGAGCCGCTGCTGGCCGACCCGACGGTGTCGGACATCCTGGTCAACGGCCCCTTCCAGGTGTTTGTCGAACGGCGCGGCCGCCTGGAGCTCACCGGTGTGGCGTTCTCCGACGCGGACCACCTGATGAAGATCATCGACAAGATCGTCTCGCGCATCGGGCGCCGGGTCGACGAGTCCAGCCCGATGGTGGACGCCCGGCTGCAGGACGGCTCGCGCGTGAACGCGATCATTCCGCCGCTGGCGCTGGACGGGCCGCTGCTGTCGATCCGCCGCTTCGCGGTGGTGCCGCTCACGATGCACGACCTGATCGACAAACGCTCGATCACGCCCTCGGTGGCCGAGCTGCTCTCGGCCATGGTCAGGGCGAAGATGAACATCCTGATCTCGGGCGGCACGGGCACCGGCAAGACCACCTTGCTCAACGTGCTGTCGGCCTCGATCCCGCACCACGAGCGCATTGTGACCATCGAGGACGCGGCCGAGCTGCAGCTGCAGCAGCCCCACGTGGTGCGGCTGGAGACGCGCCCGCCCAACATCGAGGGCAAGGGGGAGGTGACCCAGCGCGCGCTGGTGCGCAACAGCCTGCGCATGCGCCCGGACCGGGTGGTGCTGGGCGAGGTGCGGGGCGCCGAGGTGCTGGACATGCTGCAGGCCATGAACACAGGTCACGAGGGCTCGATGGCCACGGTGCACGCCAACTCGCCGCGCGACGCGCTGACCCGCCTGGAGAACATGGCGACCTACGGCGGTGCCGCGATCCCGCAGGACGCGATGCGCCAGCAGATCAGCTCGGCGATCAACGCGGTGGTCCAGATCGCGCGCCTGAACGACGGCCGGCGCAAGCTCATCAGCCTGCAGGAGATCACCGGCATGGAGGGCGACGTGATCACCATGCAGGAGATCTACCGCTTCACGCAGACCGGCATGGGCCCGGACGGCACGGTCAAGGGGCACTACCGGGCGACCGGTGTGCGCCCCAAGTTCATGGACCGGCTCAAGGCCTTCGGGCTGTCGGTGCCCGACGCCACCTTCGATCCGTCGCTGATCTTCGAGTGA
- a CDS encoding GlxA family transcriptional regulator yields the protein MLDEPVTEVGLLLYPEAQSSAVLGLTDLLGVAGSIAVGHSGQPRLPLRISHWQLSGPGETPTRVWDSAPLASGHVSALIAPPTLAAPISAEAAAPWVPWLQACHANGALLGSVCAGAFLLAETGLLSARTATTHWNHAELFQSRFPSVRLDTDRLVIDDGDIITAGGVMAWTDLGLRLVDRFLGPTVMIETAQMLLIDPPGREQRYYSVFSPRLTHGDTAILKAQHWLQSTAAKDMSLPTLAARAQLEERTFLRRFQKATGMTTTEYGQRLRVGHARQLLQFGTLSIERIAWEVGYSDPSAFRKVFARIVGLTPGEYRSRFSPSGVRKA from the coding sequence ATGCTCGACGAACCTGTGACCGAAGTGGGCCTGCTGCTCTACCCCGAAGCGCAGTCATCAGCGGTGCTGGGCCTGACCGACCTGCTCGGGGTCGCGGGGAGCATCGCTGTGGGCCACAGCGGACAGCCTCGCCTTCCCCTGCGGATCAGCCATTGGCAGCTGTCCGGCCCGGGCGAAACGCCCACGCGTGTCTGGGACAGCGCCCCACTGGCGAGCGGCCATGTGTCGGCGCTGATTGCGCCGCCGACCCTGGCAGCCCCCATCAGCGCGGAGGCCGCAGCACCGTGGGTGCCCTGGTTGCAGGCTTGCCATGCAAACGGCGCGCTGCTGGGTTCGGTGTGCGCCGGCGCCTTCCTGCTGGCGGAGACCGGGCTGCTGTCGGCGCGCACGGCGACGACGCACTGGAATCACGCCGAACTGTTCCAAAGCCGGTTCCCCAGCGTTCGACTGGACACCGACCGGCTCGTCATTGACGACGGAGACATCATCACGGCCGGGGGCGTCATGGCCTGGACCGATCTGGGCCTGCGTCTGGTCGATCGTTTCCTCGGCCCCACCGTCATGATCGAGACGGCCCAGATGCTGTTGATCGACCCGCCAGGCCGGGAGCAACGCTACTACAGCGTGTTCTCTCCCCGGCTGACGCATGGCGACACCGCCATCCTCAAGGCGCAACATTGGCTGCAAAGCACCGCAGCGAAGGACATGTCCCTGCCCACCCTGGCGGCCCGTGCGCAACTGGAGGAAAGAACCTTTCTGCGCCGCTTCCAGAAAGCGACCGGCATGACCACCACAGAGTATGGCCAGCGCTTGCGCGTTGGCCATGCCCGGCAGTTGTTGCAGTTCGGTACCCTGTCCATCGAGCGCATTGCCTGGGAAGTGGGCTACAGCGACCCCAGCGCATTTCGCAAGGTCTTCGCCCGCATCGTGGGACTGACCCCTGGCGAGTACCGCAGCCGGTTCAGTCCTTCCGGGGTGCGAAAAGCCTAG
- a CDS encoding Fic family protein translates to MADTFLGFQRLAQVHGIRLVQPLFSRSRLGAVRQREVADGHEVLTWPAQYQPADSFRGHFEFGLKYERLHFEFFSRLFAALDPAEVAAWVREEPTGRYARRTAFMYEWFTGRRLDVPDTAANMGYVDAIDGGQYLTASRPERVRRWRVNNNLPGPPEFCPLVVLGPEAERGWLYDVGAGVQRLDDTYGPELLLRSAAWLTFKESRASFAVEHEADQDHKVRRFAAAITEFSGRLDDPMSPEHLLGLQKAVLGPHALRVGIRQSPVFVGQSSLRAQLVHYIAPGEDRVPGMLDALRLYERRTRGANSVARAAAVSFAFVYLHPLADGNGRVHRFLVNHLLAADKVVPPNIVVPVSATIAGSAKGRAQYDEVLEVVSRPFMRAYADGYRFGAHRVCADGVETNFEFLQADDAQHVWRYLDLTAHARYLSELLRQTVEHEMAEEALLLRQHDAARAAIKRWVEMPDADADRIIRSLHQSQWVVSGTLRQELPAIFEEGGAFYAVHERLVAAVRAAFDDGAGTTPAR, encoded by the coding sequence ATGGCCGACACCTTCCTCGGTTTTCAACGCCTGGCCCAAGTCCACGGCATCCGCCTGGTGCAGCCCCTGTTCAGCCGCAGCCGCCTGGGGGCGGTGCGCCAGCGCGAGGTGGCGGATGGCCACGAGGTACTCACCTGGCCGGCCCAGTACCAGCCGGCCGACAGCTTTCGCGGGCACTTCGAGTTCGGGCTGAAGTACGAGCGGCTGCACTTCGAGTTCTTCTCTCGCCTGTTTGCCGCGCTGGACCCGGCCGAGGTGGCGGCCTGGGTGCGGGAAGAGCCCACCGGCCGCTACGCGCGCCGCACCGCCTTCATGTATGAGTGGTTCACCGGGCGGCGGCTGGATGTGCCCGACACGGCGGCCAACATGGGCTATGTGGACGCCATCGACGGTGGGCAGTACCTGACAGCGTCTCGACCCGAGCGGGTGCGGCGCTGGCGCGTCAACAACAACCTGCCCGGCCCGCCCGAGTTCTGCCCGCTGGTGGTGCTGGGGCCCGAGGCCGAGCGTGGCTGGCTGTACGACGTGGGGGCCGGCGTGCAACGGCTGGACGACACCTATGGCCCGGAGCTGCTGCTGCGCAGCGCGGCCTGGCTGACGTTCAAGGAGTCGCGTGCGAGCTTCGCCGTGGAGCACGAGGCGGACCAGGATCACAAGGTGCGCCGCTTTGCCGCCGCGATCACTGAATTCAGCGGCCGGCTGGACGACCCCATGTCGCCCGAGCACCTGCTGGGCCTGCAGAAGGCGGTGTTGGGGCCGCACGCGCTGCGGGTGGGCATCCGCCAGTCGCCGGTGTTTGTGGGGCAGAGCAGCTTGCGCGCGCAGCTGGTGCACTACATCGCGCCGGGCGAAGACCGGGTGCCGGGCATGCTCGACGCGCTGCGGCTGTATGAGCGGCGCACGCGGGGTGCGAACAGCGTGGCCCGCGCGGCGGCGGTGTCATTCGCCTTTGTGTACCTGCACCCGCTGGCCGACGGCAACGGTCGGGTGCACCGGTTTCTGGTCAACCACCTGCTGGCGGCAGACAAGGTGGTGCCGCCCAACATCGTGGTACCGGTGTCGGCCACCATCGCAGGCTCGGCCAAAGGCCGGGCGCAGTACGACGAGGTGCTGGAGGTGGTGTCCCGGCCGTTCATGCGGGCCTATGCCGACGGCTACCGCTTCGGGGCGCACCGGGTGTGCGCCGATGGGGTGGAGACGAACTTCGAGTTCCTGCAGGCCGACGACGCGCAGCACGTCTGGCGCTACCTCGATCTGACGGCCCATGCGCGCTACCTGAGCGAGCTGCTGCGCCAGACGGTGGAACACGAGATGGCGGAGGAGGCCCTGCTGCTGCGCCAGCACGACGCCGCGCGCGCCGCCATCAAGCGCTGGGTGGAGATGCCGGACGCGGATGCCGACCGCATCATCCGGTCGCTGCACCAAAGCCAATGGGTGGTCAGCGGCACGCTGCGACAGGAGCTGCCGGCGATTTTTGAGGAAGGCGGCGCCTTCTACGCTGTGCACGAGCGGCTGGTGGCGGCCGTGCGCGCGGCGTTTGACGACGGCGCGGGGACCACGCCGGCCCGGTGA
- a CDS encoding cysteine hydrolase family protein yields MSKRAVVVVDLQNEYLSTGKLALVGIEQAVSNAARVVAGARAKGDLIVHVRHESASPDVPFFVQGSDGVQIIPAVAPQEGETVIVKNHPNAFLKTGLKALLDEHGIEETVITGAMSHMCIDATTRAASDLGYKTTVVHDACATRDLEFLGQTVPAAQVHAAQMSALGFAYAAIVTTDAYLAS; encoded by the coding sequence ATGAGCAAACGCGCCGTCGTCGTTGTCGATCTCCAGAACGAATATCTTTCCACCGGCAAACTGGCCTTGGTCGGCATCGAGCAGGCCGTCTCCAACGCTGCCCGTGTCGTCGCCGGCGCCCGGGCCAAGGGCGACCTGATCGTCCATGTTCGCCACGAATCCGCCAGTCCCGATGTCCCGTTCTTCGTTCAGGGCAGCGATGGCGTTCAGATCATTCCGGCGGTGGCCCCGCAAGAGGGCGAAACCGTCATCGTGAAAAACCACCCCAACGCGTTCCTCAAGACCGGGCTGAAGGCGCTGCTGGATGAACACGGCATCGAGGAAACCGTCATCACGGGTGCCATGAGCCACATGTGCATCGATGCGACCACCCGTGCGGCGTCTGACCTCGGCTACAAGACGACCGTCGTGCACGATGCCTGCGCCACGCGCGATCTGGAGTTTCTGGGCCAGACCGTGCCCGCGGCCCAGGTGCACGCCGCGCAGATGTCCGCACTGGGTTTCGCCTACGCCGCGATCGTGACCACGGACGCGTACCTGGCGTCTTGA
- a CDS encoding LytR C-terminal domain-containing protein yields MKLKTTFALLPLAGLFGCASLVPATREPPVVRFAQAPVITPQMSAAQNSYAQARQAHELGQLTTAARHYRRALDLAPDHVGALNGLGVILAQDGRTAEAIELLVRARDLDPKAGHIHNNLGYTLLREQRLDDADVALRMARELQPLSQQTLRNLALLDQARREQALAAAAPFQSTDPAEVAPVTTAVAVEPVTGGHVPQIVAVAPQVYELRLSSTLSNLNLVAQAEPAAAPDVREIAEVQPMPEPQPGHRLVFTREMASFTRSVTASADGASRLEVSNGAGVAQLARRTADRLAQDGVVSARLTNARHYRFPQTQIEYLPGQDAAVQAVADRLPVQVKLVPVARLDRHMSLRLVLGKDAAGRAIAAWLGGDAAQVAQTAPAVRPIS; encoded by the coding sequence ATGAAACTCAAGACCACGTTCGCCCTGCTGCCCCTCGCCGGTCTGTTCGGCTGCGCCAGCCTGGTGCCCGCCACGCGCGAGCCACCGGTGGTCCGGTTCGCGCAGGCGCCGGTGATCACGCCCCAGATGTCGGCCGCTCAAAACAGCTACGCGCAGGCGCGCCAGGCGCATGAGCTGGGCCAGCTGACGACGGCGGCGCGGCACTACCGGCGGGCGCTCGATCTGGCGCCCGACCATGTGGGGGCGCTCAATGGGCTGGGCGTGATCCTGGCGCAGGACGGTCGCACCGCCGAGGCCATCGAGCTGCTGGTGCGGGCGCGGGATCTGGACCCCAAGGCGGGGCACATCCACAACAACCTGGGCTACACGCTGCTGCGCGAACAGCGGCTGGACGACGCCGACGTGGCGCTGCGCATGGCGCGCGAGCTGCAGCCGCTGAGCCAGCAGACCCTGCGCAACCTGGCCTTGCTGGACCAGGCCCGCCGCGAGCAGGCGCTGGCGGCCGCCGCGCCGTTCCAGTCCACCGATCCGGCGGAGGTGGCCCCGGTGACCACCGCCGTGGCCGTGGAGCCCGTGACCGGCGGGCATGTGCCCCAGATCGTGGCCGTGGCGCCGCAGGTCTACGAGCTGCGCCTGTCGAGCACGCTGTCCAACCTGAACCTGGTGGCCCAGGCCGAGCCGGCGGCCGCGCCGGATGTCCGCGAGATCGCCGAGGTCCAGCCCATGCCGGAGCCGCAGCCAGGGCACCGGCTGGTGTTCACGCGCGAAATGGCCTCGTTCACCCGCTCGGTGACCGCCTCGGCCGATGGGGCGTCCCGGCTGGAGGTCTCCAACGGCGCGGGTGTGGCGCAACTGGCCCGCCGCACGGCGGACCGGCTGGCGCAGGACGGCGTGGTCTCCGCCCGGCTGACCAACGCCAGGCACTACCGCTTCCCGCAAACCCAGATCGAATACCTGCCGGGACAGGACGCCGCGGTGCAGGCGGTGGCAGACCGCCTGCCGGTGCAGGTCAAGCTGGTGCCGGTCGCGCGACTGGACCGCCACATGAGCCTGCGCCTGGTGCTGGGCAAGGATGCCGCCGGACGGGCGATTGCGGCCTGGCTCGGTGGCGACGCTGCCCAGGTGGCCCAGACCGCGCCGGCGGTGCGACCGATCAGCTGA
- a CDS encoding type II secretion system F family protein → MAQLTGTQWSLLGLVFLAVVGLILGLGLWFGRRSGVQERLNQMEGPAEKTLGLEGNVEWHAKVVKAVGPMAKLSAPKEGWEDSSLRLRFMHAGLREKSWPALFFAAKTVLALGLPALFLLGTGAAAVKMGTYPQVFMLLLLATIGYYLPNGVLARLVDWRKTEVQDALPDALDLMTVCVEAGLGLDAAMNRAASEIGLRSVALEEELNLVALELRMGVKRELALRNLALRTAVDDVASFVAMIVQADRFGTNVAEALRIQGETMRTHRRLRAEERAAKIPLKLLFPLIFFIFPSLMLVLMGPAMISIYRVLLPTMGGNG, encoded by the coding sequence ATGGCCCAACTCACAGGCACTCAATGGTCGTTGCTGGGGCTGGTGTTCCTGGCGGTGGTGGGGCTGATCCTCGGCCTGGGGCTGTGGTTCGGCCGCCGCTCGGGGGTGCAGGAGCGCCTGAACCAGATGGAGGGTCCGGCCGAGAAGACCCTGGGCCTCGAAGGCAACGTCGAATGGCACGCCAAGGTGGTCAAGGCGGTCGGACCGATGGCCAAGCTCTCGGCCCCCAAGGAGGGCTGGGAAGATTCGAGCCTGCGGCTGCGGTTCATGCACGCCGGCTTGCGCGAGAAGAGCTGGCCGGCGCTGTTTTTTGCCGCCAAGACGGTGCTGGCGCTCGGCCTCCCGGCCCTGTTCCTGCTGGGCACCGGTGCGGCCGCGGTCAAGATGGGCACGTACCCGCAGGTCTTCATGCTGCTGCTGCTCGCGACGATCGGCTACTACCTGCCCAACGGGGTGCTGGCGCGGCTGGTGGACTGGCGCAAGACCGAGGTGCAGGACGCCTTGCCCGACGCGCTGGACCTGATGACCGTGTGCGTGGAGGCCGGCCTGGGGCTGGACGCGGCCATGAACCGGGCGGCCAGCGAGATCGGCCTGCGCAGCGTGGCGCTCGAAGAGGAGCTCAACCTGGTGGCGCTGGAGCTGCGCATGGGCGTCAAGCGCGAGCTGGCGCTGCGCAACCTCGCGCTGCGCACCGCGGTGGACGACGTGGCCTCCTTCGTCGCCATGATCGTGCAGGCCGACCGCTTCGGCACCAACGTGGCCGAGGCCTTGCGCATCCAGGGCGAGACCATGCGCACCCACCGCCGCCTGCGGGCCGAGGAACGGGCCGCCAAGATCCCGCTCAAGCTGCTGTTCCCGCTGATCTTCTTCATCTTCCCGTCGCTGATGCTGGTGCTCATGGGGCCGGCCATGATCAGCATCTACCGTGTCCTGCTGCCCACCATGGGCGGCAATGGTTGA
- a CDS encoding DUF72 domain-containing protein: protein MVWDEGPYTEAVLARNGLSACAQHPLLHCLGVDRSFYLPRTEGQCTRHADQVPDDFGFVVKAPALAPR, encoded by the coding sequence ATCGTCTGGGACGAGGGACCGTACACCGAAGCGGTACTGGCCAGGAACGGCCTGTCGGCCTGCGCGCAGCACCCGCTGCTGCACTGCCTGGGCGTCGACCGGTCGTTCTACCTCCCGCGGACCGAAGGGCAGTGCACGCGCCACGCCGACCAGGTGCCGGACGACTTTGGCTTCGTGGTCAAGGCGCCGGCGCTGGCGCCGCGCTGA
- a CDS encoding AraC family transcriptional regulator, with protein sequence MNPAIQRLGYRPQESHPLDLEVFSVADLRDRAKEQLRTTHRYEFHALVGVTQGQCAQMVDFQSIPCGPGSLLVLRAGQAHNYGPHQDWDGWNVLFRPEFVVPVATTSHGPQLAPDVERLPEHMVLSSPDMAVVTGLVQQMREDALINAPKEDVHALLRHQLHALLTRLSILQGRTQTQQPLATPAAQRFSRFQRLVEERFTQWHQVGNYAGHLGCTEKSLARAVAASTGATAKAFIAGRIALEAKRLLVHTDLSAAAIADKLGFDEPTNFSKFFRREADDSPAEFRRRQRMLL encoded by the coding sequence GTGAACCCGGCCATTCAGCGCCTGGGCTATCGGCCGCAAGAGAGCCACCCGCTGGACCTGGAGGTTTTTTCGGTGGCCGACCTGAGGGATCGGGCCAAGGAGCAGCTGCGGACCACGCACCGGTACGAGTTCCACGCGCTGGTGGGCGTCACACAGGGCCAGTGCGCCCAGATGGTCGACTTCCAGTCGATCCCCTGCGGGCCGGGGTCGCTGCTCGTGCTGCGAGCCGGACAGGCCCACAACTACGGGCCGCACCAAGACTGGGATGGCTGGAACGTGTTGTTCCGCCCCGAATTTGTCGTGCCCGTTGCAACCACCTCACACGGGCCCCAACTCGCCCCCGATGTGGAGAGGCTGCCCGAACACATGGTGCTGAGCAGCCCGGACATGGCGGTCGTGACCGGGCTGGTTCAGCAGATGCGTGAGGACGCGCTGATCAACGCACCGAAGGAAGACGTGCATGCCCTGCTGCGCCATCAGCTCCATGCGCTGCTGACACGGCTGAGCATTCTGCAAGGCAGAACGCAGACCCAGCAGCCACTGGCCACCCCTGCAGCCCAACGCTTCTCGCGGTTCCAGCGCTTGGTGGAAGAGCGCTTCACGCAGTGGCATCAGGTAGGGAACTATGCCGGCCACCTGGGCTGCACCGAAAAGAGCCTGGCCCGGGCCGTGGCCGCGTCCACCGGCGCGACGGCCAAAGCCTTCATCGCCGGGCGGATCGCGCTGGAAGCCAAGCGCCTTCTGGTGCACACGGACCTGTCCGCCGCCGCCATCGCCGACAAGCTGGGATTCGACGAGCCCACCAATTTCAGCAAGTTCTTCAGGCGCGAGGCGGACGATTCACCCGCCGAATTTCGGCGCCGGCAAAGGATGTTGCTTTGA
- a CDS encoding DUF4917 family protein: MTQIKHYDNFDEMMKELEGKRRPIHLLTGNGFSMAYDYKIFSYNALANFVEKAGDPIVSILFEALKTKNFELIMEQLSTFSLLLKALDAEKKLQDKVAEAHAKLKLNLLSAIKELHPEHVFKIEDGSINRCATFLNAFLGKGGQIFSTNYDLLLYWVLMRAEIEGASDGFGKELLNPAEVANRTEEPEYSELIWGPNRSSQNVHHLHGTLPIFDSRTEIVKEKYSSEGYLLENVGKRLDSGHYPIFVTAGNAQDKLDLIMHNRYLTFCYERLCEIDGSLVTYGFGFGEYDDHLIEALNKAHHAQHKNPPKLWSIYIGVYSDSDREHINKNANKFHAPIRTFDVKSVNPWH, from the coding sequence ATGACTCAGATCAAACACTACGACAACTTCGATGAAATGATGAAAGAGTTGGAAGGCAAGAGGCGTCCAATTCACCTGCTAACAGGCAATGGCTTTAGCATGGCTTATGATTACAAAATTTTTTCATATAACGCCTTAGCCAATTTCGTAGAAAAGGCGGGCGATCCAATCGTATCAATCCTATTCGAAGCGCTGAAGACGAAAAATTTTGAGCTAATAATGGAGCAACTATCAACATTTTCCCTGCTTCTCAAGGCTCTAGACGCAGAAAAAAAACTTCAAGATAAGGTAGCCGAGGCGCACGCGAAATTAAAGCTCAACTTATTGAGCGCAATTAAGGAACTTCATCCTGAACATGTGTTTAAGATTGAGGATGGCTCAATAAATAGATGTGCAACATTCTTGAATGCATTTCTAGGAAAAGGAGGGCAAATCTTCAGTACAAACTATGACTTGCTCCTGTACTGGGTACTGATGCGAGCTGAAATTGAAGGGGCAAGCGATGGTTTTGGAAAGGAACTACTGAACCCCGCTGAAGTAGCTAACAGGACCGAGGAACCGGAGTATTCCGAGCTGATATGGGGACCAAATCGCTCAAGCCAAAATGTGCACCACTTGCATGGGACCTTGCCAATCTTTGACTCAAGGACTGAAATTGTTAAAGAGAAATACTCCAGCGAAGGATATTTACTCGAGAATGTCGGGAAGCGACTTGATTCTGGTCACTATCCAATATTTGTTACTGCCGGAAACGCACAAGATAAGCTTGATCTCATAATGCACAATCGCTACTTGACGTTTTGCTATGAGCGACTTTGTGAAATTGATGGATCGCTAGTCACCTATGGTTTTGGATTCGGCGAATATGATGATCACTTAATCGAAGCGCTAAACAAGGCGCATCATGCCCAACACAAGAATCCTCCTAAGCTGTGGAGCATTTATATTGGGGTTTATTCGGACTCTGACCGAGAGCATATCAATAAAAATGCGAACAAATTTCACGCGCCCATAAGGACCTTCGACGTGAAGTCCGTCAATCCGTGGCACTGA
- a CDS encoding type II secretion system F family protein: protein MNLSLTLFVLLGFLAVVLLLEGAYVYWSDTKSPEVRRVEERLRAISAGGHVGEVELKLLRQRMLSDSPAVQRILLSIPRAHQLDRLMQQAGDHNTVSHFLGVCAMLFSGGVLLGLLLRWPWFLLLGVATLLGLVPLLLLVRRRNKRLRKIEAQLPEAMDLISRALRAGHAFPVALAMVGTESPQPVAAEFRITSDEVGFGVSVESALSNLAARVPSPDVRYFVMAVVIQRETGGNLAELLAKLAELVRERFKLFAKVRVLAAEGKLSAWILTLLPFGVATVIGLLNPGYLRVLFTDEAGLMLVYGALALMALGVLVMWRIINIKV from the coding sequence ATGAACCTCAGCCTGACCTTGTTCGTGCTGTTGGGTTTTCTGGCGGTGGTGCTGCTGCTGGAGGGCGCCTACGTCTACTGGAGCGACACCAAGAGCCCCGAGGTGCGGCGGGTGGAGGAGCGCCTGCGCGCGATCTCCGCCGGCGGGCATGTGGGCGAGGTGGAGCTCAAGCTGCTGCGCCAGCGCATGCTCAGCGACAGCCCGGCCGTGCAGCGCATCCTGCTGAGCATTCCCCGCGCCCACCAGCTGGACCGGCTGATGCAGCAGGCGGGCGACCACAACACGGTCTCGCACTTCCTGGGCGTCTGCGCGATGCTGTTCTCCGGCGGTGTGCTGCTGGGTCTGCTGCTGCGCTGGCCCTGGTTCCTGCTGCTGGGGGTGGCCACGCTGCTGGGCCTGGTGCCGCTGCTGCTGCTGGTGCGCCGTCGCAACAAACGGCTGCGCAAGATCGAGGCACAGCTGCCCGAGGCCATGGACCTGATCTCGCGCGCGCTGCGGGCGGGGCATGCGTTCCCGGTGGCGCTGGCGATGGTGGGCACCGAGTCGCCGCAGCCGGTCGCCGCCGAGTTCCGCATCACCTCCGACGAGGTGGGCTTCGGGGTGTCGGTCGAAAGTGCCCTGAGCAACCTGGCCGCGCGCGTGCCCAGCCCCGATGTCCGCTACTTCGTGATGGCGGTGGTGATCCAGCGCGAGACCGGCGGCAACCTGGCCGAGCTGCTGGCCAAACTCGCCGAGCTGGTGCGCGAGCGCTTCAAGCTGTTCGCCAAGGTGCGGGTGCTGGCGGCCGAAGGCAAGCTGTCGGCCTGGATCCTGACCCTGCTGCCGTTCGGGGTCGCCACGGTGATCGGCCTGCTCAACCCCGGTTACCTGCGCGTGCTGTTCACCGACGAAGCCGGGCTGATGCTGGTCTATGGTGCCCTCGCGCTGATGGCACTGGGCGTTCTGGTGATGTGGCGCATCATCAACATCAAGGTCTGA
- a CDS encoding nuclear transport factor 2 family protein: MSNIDIAKTYIKAIQTGDQATLGQLISPDVIWHQPGNHQFSGTHRGMAAVGPMLGKMMEVSKGTFAITRADHFMATGDWVAITIEFAGEANGVQLRQPGVDLVRVEGGKIVEVRLFSSDQPQEDAFWGQ; the protein is encoded by the coding sequence ATGAGCAACATCGACATCGCCAAGACCTACATCAAAGCCATTCAAACCGGCGACCAGGCCACGCTGGGCCAACTCATTTCGCCCGACGTGATCTGGCACCAGCCGGGCAACCACCAGTTCTCGGGCACACACCGCGGCATGGCCGCCGTGGGCCCGATGCTGGGCAAGATGATGGAAGTCTCCAAGGGCACGTTCGCGATCACCCGCGCCGATCACTTCATGGCCACTGGCGACTGGGTGGCCATCACCATCGAGTTCGCGGGCGAGGCCAACGGCGTCCAGCTCAGGCAGCCGGGCGTGGACCTCGTTCGTGTTGAAGGCGGCAAGATCGTTGAAGTGCGGCTGTTCTCCAGCGACCAGCCACAGGAAGACGCCTTCTGGGGGCAGTGA